CCGGGCGCCGCGGGGGCCGTCCGCTTCGACGGCATCGAGTTCCGGGCAACCGGGCCGATCGAATGGGCGGGTGACTGGGCGGGCGGACCGGAACCCTCCTTCCCGTACGACGCCACACGACGCGCGGCGACCGGGATGGATCGCCTATTCGCGGTGTCCGAAGGCGCCTACGTTCCACGGCCGCGATACGTGGAGAACCTGCCCAGCCGATGGCGCTTCGTCGCCGAGCGATGCGGTCACTGCCAGAGCATCACCTTCCCGGTCCGGGGGAGCTGCCGGGCCTGCCATCGAGCGGACCTGCTCGAACGGATCGAGCTCCCACTCCACGGGGGAACGGTGCTCGCCAGCACGGTCGTTGCCCGAGGCGGACAGCCGACCGAGTTCGACCACCAGGTCGACGAAAGCGGCCCGTACGGGGTCGTCCTCGTGGAACTCGCCCCGATGGTCCGGGTGACGCTCCAGGTCGCCGATGCGCTCCCGGGGACCGTCCACATCGGCGATCGGGTGGAGACCCGGCTCCGGCGCCTCTACGCCATGGAGGGCGAGTGGCGTTATGGCCGTAAGGCGGTGCCCATGGCCCCCACGGGGCGTTAGCGCTTCTTCGTCTCCTGGGCCGGCGCGGCGGCTTCCCAGGGGGCTCCGACCCAGGCGAGGTACACCGCCCGCTCGAGATCCGTGGGCGAATCGACCGGACGGAGCTCGTACTTCTCCGGAGGAGCGCGACCGGTCTCGAGCGTGCGCTGGTTCAGGAGACCGCGCTGGAAGACGGAGAGCTCGATCTTCGAGCCCGGAGGA
The nucleotide sequence above comes from Thermoplasmata archaeon. Encoded proteins:
- a CDS encoding OB-fold domain-containing protein codes for the protein MDPWIPELLGHPVTIVRHDDQPEGLVAAVRAALGEHLGAHAILAVDTPASGPGAPSGAVAVGLLVGSGTGIEIAGSPASSSLAPEIPSVRGVGVPQRTGPAFALHSRFAGARATEAHPGAAGAVRFDGIEFRATGPIEWAGDWAGGPEPSFPYDATRRAATGMDRLFAVSEGAYVPRPRYVENLPSRWRFVAERCGHCQSITFPVRGSCRACHRADLLERIELPLHGGTVLASTVVARGGQPTEFDHQVDESGPYGVVLVELAPMVRVTLQVADALPGTVHIGDRVETRLRRLYAMEGEWRYGRKAVPMAPTGR